A genomic stretch from Thermomicrobiales bacterium includes:
- a CDS encoding extracellular solute-binding protein has translation MVNRTNRTIDRRRLMQLTGAAGLGLALPSGRFGGAAAQDITYSREFEGTTLNALMEDLRETTLIEEMLPEFEELTGIKVQFEKVVYPVMHDKLVSQLAAGEGNGTYDFLEVDFYWVYEFARAGWMEDLGERIAASDGQVSLDRYDPAVLKIGSEVDGTTYYIPMYVYPMGLLYRTDLFESDEFKGQYQEITGSELVMPTSVEDYVAMITATNQIDPDNLYGAAMQGMQGDPIVMEFCNYLYSAGGDFFTDDMSAPAINNEAGVAAVQLYVDAINNGAQPGAANADLNDTGALWRQGKALTSVSYLFLLSDGETLEDSQVKGKGAVTTMPGGTGLTGSWSWGIPVSSPNPDAAWEFLKWVESPDVAMRRALGGGVAAQTAPYDNPEYTTAFPWMAQVKDLIATGKGLPGVTKQAQLVEIMGRHLSDAVTGGSSAQDAMNAAADELKELL, from the coding sequence ATGGTGAACAGAACCAATCGCACAATCGATCGACGACGACTCATGCAACTCACGGGAGCGGCTGGTTTGGGCCTCGCGCTGCCATCGGGGCGCTTCGGCGGTGCTGCGGCGCAGGACATCACCTACTCCCGCGAATTCGAGGGCACAACACTCAACGCGTTGATGGAAGATCTGCGTGAAACGACCCTGATCGAGGAGATGCTCCCGGAGTTCGAGGAGCTCACGGGTATCAAAGTCCAGTTCGAGAAGGTCGTCTATCCGGTCATGCACGACAAGCTCGTGTCGCAGCTGGCTGCCGGAGAAGGCAACGGAACGTATGACTTCCTCGAGGTCGACTTCTACTGGGTCTACGAGTTCGCGCGTGCTGGCTGGATGGAGGACCTGGGAGAGCGCATCGCCGCCAGCGACGGGCAAGTGAGCCTCGATCGCTACGATCCGGCGGTGCTGAAGATCGGATCCGAGGTCGATGGGACCACGTACTACATCCCCATGTATGTCTACCCGATGGGACTCCTCTATCGGACGGACCTGTTCGAAAGCGACGAGTTCAAGGGGCAGTATCAGGAGATCACGGGAAGCGAGCTCGTGATGCCGACGTCGGTCGAAGATTACGTGGCCATGATCACCGCGACGAATCAGATCGACCCGGACAACCTCTACGGAGCGGCAATGCAGGGTATGCAGGGCGATCCGATCGTGATGGAGTTCTGCAACTACCTCTATTCGGCGGGTGGCGACTTCTTCACGGATGACATGTCTGCTCCGGCCATCAACAACGAAGCCGGCGTGGCGGCGGTGCAGCTGTATGTCGATGCGATCAACAACGGAGCGCAACCGGGCGCTGCCAACGCCGACCTGAACGACACAGGCGCGCTCTGGCGCCAGGGCAAGGCGCTCACCTCGGTCAGCTATCTCTTCTTGCTTTCCGACGGCGAAACGCTGGAGGACAGCCAGGTGAAGGGCAAGGGCGCGGTCACCACGATGCCGGGAGGAACCGGGTTGACCGGCTCCTGGAGCTGGGGCATTCCCGTGAGCTCACCGAATCCCGATGCGGCCTGGGAATTCCTCAAGTGGGTCGAATCTCCCGATGTCGCCATGCGCCGCGCGCTCGGCGGCGGAGTTGCCGCGCAGACCGCCCCGTACGACAACCCTGAGTACACCACGGCCTTCCCATGGATGGCGCAGGTCAAGGACCTTATCGCTACCGGCAAAGGGCTTCCCGGCGTCACGAAGCAGGCGCAGTTGGTGGAGATCATGGGTCGCCATCTGAGCGATGCCGTCACCGGAGGGTCCTCCGCTCAGGACGCCATGAACGCCGCTGCCGACGAACTCAAAGAGCTGCTATAG